Proteins encoded within one genomic window of Bacillus thuringiensis:
- a CDS encoding class I SAM-dependent methyltransferase, whose protein sequence is MEQKKCRFCHSLLTNTFLDLGVSPLANSFVAPENSYKMEPFYPLHTFVCHSCLLVQLDEFESPHNIFHDYLYFSSYSSSWLLHAKKYVEMAIKRFHLKKHSKVVEIASNDGYLLQYFQKEHIETLGIEPAKNVAEIAIEKGIPTEVNFFSNDLATKLPQADLIIANNVLAHVPNLHDFVAGLKTLLKQDGTITIEFPHLLNLISFKQFDTIYHEHFSYFSLISLQKILAHHHLQIVDVEELSTHGGSLRIFINHHNASSTIHSNVTKLIQKEIDYGLDTLDCYLLFSKRIEQLKISILQFFIEAKALNKQIIGYGAPAKGNTLLNYCGIGKEFLAYTVDKNPHKQNLLLPGTRIPIKSPEEIKRTKPDYILILPWNLKDEIMKECSFIREWGGKFLVTIPEVEVIEP, encoded by the coding sequence ATGGAACAGAAAAAATGCCGTTTTTGCCACTCATTACTCACAAACACTTTTTTAGATTTAGGTGTTTCTCCTCTCGCCAACTCATTTGTCGCTCCAGAAAACTCATATAAAATGGAACCTTTTTATCCGCTGCACACATTTGTTTGTCACTCTTGTTTACTTGTACAATTAGATGAATTTGAATCTCCGCACAATATTTTTCATGACTATTTATACTTTAGCTCTTACTCATCAAGCTGGCTACTGCATGCTAAAAAATATGTAGAAATGGCGATTAAGCGCTTCCACTTAAAGAAACATTCAAAGGTGGTTGAAATTGCGAGTAACGACGGGTACTTATTACAATACTTTCAAAAAGAACATATCGAAACGTTAGGAATTGAACCAGCAAAAAATGTAGCAGAAATCGCTATCGAAAAAGGGATTCCTACCGAAGTGAATTTTTTCAGCAATGACTTAGCAACAAAATTACCGCAAGCAGATTTAATCATCGCTAATAACGTATTAGCACATGTTCCAAACTTACATGATTTTGTGGCGGGTTTAAAAACGTTATTAAAACAAGATGGGACGATAACAATTGAATTCCCGCATTTATTAAACCTCATCTCATTTAAACAGTTTGATACGATCTACCATGAGCACTTCTCCTATTTCTCACTTATAAGCCTTCAAAAAATTTTAGCTCATCATCATTTACAAATTGTCGATGTAGAAGAACTCTCAACGCACGGTGGTTCCTTGCGTATTTTTATAAACCATCATAATGCCTCATCCACTATCCATTCCAATGTTACAAAATTAATCCAAAAAGAAATAGATTACGGGCTAGATACATTAGATTGTTATCTCCTTTTTTCTAAACGAATCGAACAATTAAAGATAAGTATTTTACAGTTTTTTATCGAAGCGAAAGCTTTAAACAAACAAATTATCGGTTACGGTGCGCCAGCTAAAGGAAACACCCTTTTAAATTATTGCGGGATAGGAAAAGAATTTCTAGCTTATACAGTAGATAAAAACCCTCACAAACAAAATCTCCTTCTACCAGGAACCCGTATTCCAATAAAATCTCCAGAAGAAATAAAACGTACAAAACCTGATTACATTCTTATACTTCCTTGGAATTTGAAAGATGAAATTATGAAAGAATGCTCTTTCATTCGTGAATGGGGCGGTAAATTTTTAGTAACAATACCAGAAGTTGAGGTAATTGAGCCATGA
- a CDS encoding NAD-dependent epimerase/dehydratase family protein, whose protein sequence is MKKILVTGGSGWIGKYVVHSLIQKGYEVHATYNTNKPSHLSCHWHKVNLLCDEEVKKLIYDMKPSHLIHLAWEAVPPACYVSINNYYWLTSSISLIQHFTTCGGKRVVVAGTGAEYEWFNGVLFEDSPLLSYKTPYSLCKNALHSWLQTYAEQTGLSMCWGRIFHLYGPHEQGNRLVSNIITSLLKNEEALCTHGKQSRDFLHVSDVADALVTVLEHGVTGTINIASGQSVQIKELASIIAKKIGKEHLIKLGAIPFSKDEPLFVGVNVERLKTEVNWKPTYDLNTGIEETILWWESFIQKHNDMHH, encoded by the coding sequence ATGAAAAAAATTCTTGTAACAGGCGGTAGCGGATGGATTGGTAAATATGTTGTACATTCTCTTATTCAAAAGGGCTATGAAGTGCACGCCACTTACAATACAAATAAGCCTTCTCACCTTTCTTGCCATTGGCATAAAGTAAACTTACTTTGCGATGAAGAAGTAAAAAAACTCATTTACGACATGAAACCTAGTCATCTCATTCATTTAGCTTGGGAAGCAGTGCCGCCAGCATGCTACGTATCCATTAATAATTACTATTGGCTTACATCCAGTATCTCATTGATCCAGCACTTCACAACATGCGGTGGAAAGCGAGTCGTCGTTGCAGGTACTGGCGCAGAATATGAATGGTTTAACGGCGTATTATTTGAAGATTCACCGCTCCTTTCCTATAAAACCCCGTATTCATTATGTAAAAATGCACTACACTCCTGGCTACAAACGTACGCCGAGCAAACAGGCCTCAGCATGTGTTGGGGCCGCATTTTTCATCTATATGGCCCTCACGAACAAGGGAATCGGCTCGTTTCTAACATTATCACTTCTTTATTAAAAAATGAGGAAGCACTATGTACACATGGAAAACAATCAAGAGATTTCCTCCATGTGAGCGACGTCGCTGACGCTCTCGTAACAGTATTAGAACATGGCGTTACAGGCACAATCAACATTGCTTCTGGTCAATCTGTACAAATTAAAGAATTAGCTTCTATCATCGCTAAAAAGATAGGAAAAGAACATTTAATTAAACTAGGTGCAATCCCTTTCTCTAAAGATGAACCTTTATTCGTCGGGGTTAATGTAGAACGTTTAAAAACTGAAGTAAACTGGAAACCAACATACGATCTGAATACAGGAATCGAAGAAACAATTTTATGGTGGGAATCATTTATACAAAAACATAACGATATGCATCACTAA
- a CDS encoding glycosyltransferase family 2 protein yields the protein MEEIVITTTVISHFYNEEYLLPWWLAHHTKLFDHGILINKGSTDRSVEICKKFAPHWEVRDSVNPEFDAYATDHEVMRVEQEVQGWKMILNTTEFLCVQDKNQFWKSLNELGGRMYWLEGLIMVDDPNYSYPDLNFGLPLMKQRFHGYLPEDWPLWRRGRFIHNHEHGSYTVGRHLSAHESMIYPPLACILWFGFSPWNDAMRKRKLQIGPTLSEASKHGGMGTHHIITPERLEEWYKELARGTKDLRFSDAYRYVFV from the coding sequence GTGGAGGAGATTGTTATAACTACAACCGTTATTTCGCATTTTTACAATGAAGAGTATTTATTACCGTGGTGGCTTGCTCATCATACGAAACTGTTTGATCATGGCATTTTAATTAATAAAGGCTCAACAGATCGTTCGGTTGAAATTTGTAAAAAATTCGCGCCACACTGGGAAGTACGAGATTCTGTAAATCCAGAGTTTGATGCATATGCGACAGATCATGAAGTGATGAGGGTAGAACAAGAAGTACAAGGATGGAAAATGATTTTAAATACGACTGAGTTTCTTTGTGTGCAAGATAAAAATCAGTTTTGGAAGTCACTAAATGAATTGGGAGGGAGGATGTATTGGCTGGAAGGGCTTATTATGGTAGATGACCCTAACTACAGTTATCCGGACCTTAACTTTGGACTACCTTTAATGAAACAGCGATTTCACGGTTATTTACCAGAAGATTGGCCGTTGTGGAGAAGAGGTAGATTTATTCATAATCATGAACACGGAAGTTATACGGTTGGAAGACATTTATCCGCGCATGAATCGATGATTTATCCGCCTCTTGCTTGTATATTATGGTTTGGGTTTAGTCCGTGGAACGATGCGATGAGAAAAAGAAAGTTACAAATTGGTCCGACTCTTTCTGAAGCTAGTAAGCATGGAGGAATGGGTACGCATCATATTATTACGCCGGAAAGATTAGAAGAATGGTATAAGGAATTAGCGAGAGGAACGAAGGATTTACGTTTTAGTGATGCATATCGTTATGTTTTTGTATAA
- a CDS encoding DMT family transporter, with product MKQTILGAICLSLAASIWGGMYVVSKYVLDFIPPLTLVWLRFIIAFVVLYMILKIAEKKQKKKVTIRKKDWLLFAWIGFIGYFISITCQFIGTKLSDAHTGSLVTSATPAFMVIFAAIILKEKLTARRFLSTIIATIGVIIVIGWDIEIGSYFIGTIILVGAAITWALLSIYVKIASAQFSSLVITTYAIFFSLFFITPFMIWEFQSNPIEHMNLYVVLGVLYLGIVSTAGAFFLWNKGLELMDASIGSLFFFFQPIVGSLLGWFLLNETLSSNFFIGGILIICSVFITTFEKK from the coding sequence ATGAAACAAACAATTTTAGGAGCTATATGTTTATCACTAGCAGCTAGTATATGGGGCGGTATGTACGTTGTTAGCAAATATGTACTCGACTTTATCCCACCACTAACACTCGTTTGGCTACGCTTTATCATTGCTTTTGTTGTTTTGTATATGATTTTAAAAATAGCTGAGAAAAAGCAAAAGAAAAAAGTAACCATTCGTAAAAAAGATTGGCTATTATTCGCTTGGATTGGATTTATCGGATATTTCATTTCGATCACTTGTCAATTTATCGGAACAAAATTATCCGACGCTCATACAGGATCTTTAGTAACATCAGCTACACCTGCATTTATGGTTATATTTGCAGCGATCATTTTAAAAGAAAAACTAACCGCTCGTAGATTCTTATCTACCATCATAGCGACAATCGGTGTCATTATCGTAATCGGATGGGATATTGAAATTGGCTCCTATTTTATCGGTACAATCATATTAGTTGGAGCAGCTATTACGTGGGCTTTACTATCTATTTATGTAAAGATTGCTTCAGCTCAATTTTCATCTTTAGTAATTACAACGTACGCTATTTTCTTTTCACTCTTTTTTATTACACCTTTTATGATATGGGAATTTCAATCAAACCCTATTGAACATATGAACCTATATGTAGTATTAGGCGTACTTTATTTAGGAATCGTCTCAACGGCAGGTGCCTTTTTCCTTTGGAATAAAGGATTAGAATTAATGGACGCTAGCATCGGTTCGTTATTTTTCTTCTTCCAACCTATCGTGGGTTCGTTGCTCGGTTGGTTTCTATTAAACGAAACCTTGAGTAGTAACTTTTTTATTGGCGGTATTCTTATTATATGTAGTGTTTTTATTACTACTTTTGAGAAGAAATAA
- a CDS encoding pentapeptide repeat-containing protein yields the protein MTNHNDHLKANCEKCFGLCCVALPFAASVDFAVNKDGGKPCSNLQSDYKCSIHKDLRGKGYKGCTVFECFGAGQKISQVTFNGIDWRKDAKHARKMYDAFPVMHQLHEMLWYLNEAILLKATQSIHKELSKAIEETERLSNLNADELMKVNIPLHRAEVNTLLLETSELVWKEMNAARKKRIIHRGADLMGANLKKKDLQGANLRGAYLIAANLNGADLRGADLIGADLRDADIRGTDFTNSIFLTQVQVNAARGDKHTKLPEMLSRPSHWGA from the coding sequence TTGACTAATCATAACGATCATTTAAAAGCAAACTGTGAAAAATGCTTCGGTTTATGTTGCGTGGCGTTACCGTTCGCAGCATCGGTAGATTTTGCGGTGAATAAAGATGGTGGGAAGCCATGTTCTAATTTACAGTCAGATTATAAATGTAGCATACATAAAGATCTTAGAGGAAAAGGTTATAAAGGTTGTACAGTATTTGAATGTTTCGGCGCTGGACAGAAGATTTCTCAAGTGACATTTAACGGGATTGATTGGCGGAAAGATGCTAAGCATGCGAGGAAAATGTATGATGCTTTTCCAGTTATGCATCAACTTCATGAAATGCTTTGGTATTTAAATGAGGCTATTTTATTGAAGGCGACACAATCGATTCATAAAGAATTAAGTAAAGCGATTGAAGAGACAGAGCGACTTTCAAATTTAAATGCGGACGAGTTAATGAAAGTAAATATTCCATTACATCGTGCAGAAGTAAATACTTTACTTTTAGAAACGAGTGAGCTAGTTTGGAAGGAAATGAATGCTGCGCGTAAGAAACGAATCATTCACCGCGGAGCAGACCTTATGGGAGCAAATCTGAAAAAGAAAGATTTACAAGGGGCGAATTTAAGAGGAGCTTACTTAATTGCGGCTAACTTAAATGGTGCAGACTTAAGAGGAGCAGATCTCATCGGAGCAGATTTGCGAGATGCAGATATTCGCGGGACTGATTTTACAAATAGTATTTTTCTGACGCAAGTTCAAGTTAATGCGGCGAGAGGGGACAAACATACGAAATTGCCGGAAATGTTGTCTCGTCCATCGCATTGGGGTGCGTAG
- a CDS encoding DUF1272 domain-containing protein produces the protein MALQMKTNCQICDQSLEQDSEAYICVYECTFCAPCTEERQNVCPNCGGELVRRPKKK, from the coding sequence ATGGCACTACAAATGAAAACAAACTGTCAAATTTGCGATCAATCGCTGGAGCAAGATTCTGAAGCATACATTTGCGTGTATGAATGTACATTTTGTGCACCGTGTACAGAAGAAAGACAAAACGTTTGCCCAAACTGCGGCGGCGAGTTAGTACGTAGACCGAAAAAGAAATAG
- a CDS encoding lactonase family protein: MKDNKEFIGYVGTYTKENSEGIYKFTLDTEAKKISNVALAAKLDNPTYVTINRNNKYLYSVVKEGESGGVAAYSIDSKTGELKEENRQVVEGASPCHISVDSGNHAVVTANYHKGTIESFEVNEEDGTVNPAASIMAHEGSGPNKERQEKPHAHYAGYTPDEKYVVGVDLGIDKLITYEIKDSVLKEVNSLSVNPGSGPRHITFHPNGKYSYVMTELSSEVITLTYNPEEGAFTELQYISTIPEAFGENNQGSAIHISSDGSFVYAGNRGHNSIAVFSVDQNSGELTFVEHTSTEGNWPRDFVLDPTEKFLVATNEKSHNLVLFSRDESTGKLTLLQSDVAVPEPVCVKFLNI; the protein is encoded by the coding sequence ATGAAGGATAACAAAGAGTTTATTGGATATGTTGGAACATACACGAAAGAAAATAGTGAAGGAATATATAAGTTTACTTTAGATACGGAAGCAAAGAAAATTAGTAATGTAGCACTTGCGGCAAAGCTGGATAACCCTACATATGTAACGATTAATCGAAATAATAAATATCTCTATTCCGTTGTTAAGGAAGGCGAATCTGGCGGTGTAGCTGCTTATTCAATTGATAGTAAAACAGGGGAGCTAAAGGAAGAAAATAGACAAGTAGTAGAAGGGGCTTCTCCTTGTCATATTAGTGTTGATAGTGGAAATCATGCAGTAGTTACAGCGAATTATCATAAAGGAACGATTGAGTCTTTTGAAGTAAATGAAGAAGATGGAACTGTAAATCCTGCCGCATCTATTATGGCACATGAAGGCTCAGGTCCGAATAAAGAAAGACAAGAAAAACCACATGCACATTATGCGGGATATACGCCTGATGAAAAGTATGTAGTTGGCGTTGATTTAGGGATAGATAAATTAATTACGTATGAAATAAAAGATAGTGTATTAAAAGAAGTGAATAGCTTGTCTGTAAATCCAGGAAGTGGTCCGAGACATATTACTTTTCATCCAAATGGAAAGTATTCGTATGTGATGACGGAGCTTAGTTCGGAAGTCATTACGTTAACATATAATCCGGAAGAAGGGGCTTTTACAGAGTTACAGTATATTTCTACCATTCCTGAAGCGTTTGGTGAAAATAATCAAGGAAGTGCGATTCATATTTCTTCTGACGGTAGTTTTGTATATGCAGGTAATCGTGGTCATAATAGTATTGCTGTTTTCAGTGTGGATCAAAACTCAGGTGAGCTTACATTTGTGGAACACACATCTACAGAAGGAAACTGGCCAAGAGACTTTGTATTAGATCCTACTGAAAAGTTTCTTGTTGCTACAAATGAAAAGTCACATAATCTAGTACTATTTTCAAGAGATGAATCTACAGGTAAGTTAACACTTTTACAATCTGATGTTGCTGTGCCAGAACCTGTTTGTGTGAAGTTTTTAAATATTTAA
- the gntK gene encoding gluconokinase: MIGVDIGTTSTKSVLFSIDGSVIASHGIEYPLYSPTPETAEQDPEEIFRAVINTIKETVQSSGVQPNDILCVSFSSAMHSIIAVDEKGKPLTRCITWADNRSASWAEKIKNDMNGHEIYLRTGTPIHPMSPLSKLVWLQNEQAELFAKSYKFISIKEYVFYKLYKEYVIDYSIASATGMFNLKSLKWDEEALRVAGISDDKLSKLVPTTHSLTGLDEELAKEMNVLVSTPFVVGASDGVLSNLGVNAIDPGVVAVTIGTSGAIRAVTNRPVTDPKGRIFCYALTEDHWVIGGPVNNGGMIFRWARDQLGTSEIELAKRLGKDPYEVLTEIAAKVNPGSDGLLFHPYLAGERAPLWNANARGSFFGLGLHHKKEHLIRAVLEGVIYNLYTVLLALKELIGEPKKIQATGGFARSELWRQMMADIFHQDVYVPESFESSCLGAAILGLYSLGEIDTLHVVSEMVGANFHHEPNMESVEKYKDLTPIYIRLSRQLEEEYESIAAYQKKWV; this comes from the coding sequence ATGATTGGTGTAGATATTGGGACAACTAGTACAAAATCAGTTCTGTTTTCAATTGATGGATCTGTTATTGCAAGTCATGGAATTGAATATCCTTTATATTCTCCCACGCCAGAAACAGCAGAACAAGACCCAGAAGAAATTTTTCGTGCGGTAATAAATACGATTAAAGAAACTGTACAGTCAAGTGGTGTACAGCCGAATGATATTCTTTGTGTCTCCTTTAGTTCAGCAATGCATAGTATCATTGCTGTAGATGAAAAGGGAAAACCGTTAACGAGATGTATTACTTGGGCAGATAATAGAAGTGCAAGCTGGGCAGAGAAAATAAAGAATGATATGAATGGTCATGAAATTTATTTACGTACTGGGACACCAATTCATCCTATGTCACCACTTTCGAAATTAGTTTGGCTACAGAATGAGCAGGCAGAATTGTTCGCAAAAAGTTATAAATTTATTTCTATTAAAGAGTATGTTTTTTATAAGTTATATAAAGAGTATGTAATTGATTATTCTATAGCATCAGCAACAGGAATGTTCAATTTGAAATCTTTAAAATGGGATGAGGAAGCTCTTCGTGTTGCAGGGATTTCAGATGATAAGCTTTCTAAACTTGTTCCAACAACGCACAGTTTAACAGGATTAGATGAAGAGCTTGCCAAAGAGATGAATGTACTTGTTTCTACGCCTTTTGTAGTAGGAGCGAGTGACGGAGTACTATCAAACTTAGGTGTAAATGCAATAGATCCTGGGGTTGTTGCTGTGACAATTGGTACAAGCGGTGCGATACGTGCTGTAACAAATCGTCCTGTAACAGATCCAAAAGGTAGAATCTTTTGTTACGCTCTAACTGAAGACCATTGGGTAATCGGTGGACCAGTTAATAACGGTGGTATGATTTTTAGGTGGGCTCGTGATCAATTAGGCACTTCAGAGATTGAACTTGCGAAGCGTTTAGGAAAAGATCCATATGAAGTGCTTACTGAAATAGCAGCAAAAGTGAATCCGGGATCTGACGGTTTATTATTTCATCCGTATTTAGCGGGGGAAAGAGCTCCTTTATGGAATGCAAATGCACGAGGATCTTTTTTTGGACTTGGATTGCATCATAAGAAAGAACATCTTATCCGTGCTGTTTTGGAAGGGGTAATTTATAATTTATATACCGTTCTTCTCGCTTTAAAAGAACTAATTGGTGAACCGAAAAAAATTCAAGCGACAGGCGGTTTTGCAAGATCGGAACTTTGGAGACAGATGATGGCGGATATTTTTCATCAAGACGTATATGTTCCGGAAAGTTTTGAAAGCTCTTGCTTAGGAGCTGCAATCCTCGGTTTATATAGTTTAGGTGAAATAGATACGTTGCATGTAGTTTCTGAAATGGTAGGTGCGAATTTCCACCATGAGCCAAACATGGAAAGTGTGGAAAAATATAAAGATTTAACACCAATCTATATTCGTCTGTCACGTCAATTGGAAGAAGAATATGAAAGTATAGCAGCGTACCAAAAAAAGTGGGTTTAA
- the gntP gene encoding gluconate permease GntP: MNMYLLIITLLSIVIVILGVSWWRWHAFISLTIASLFLAIMSGMPMDKIVSAYETGVGSVLGHLVGILVLGTILGEMMAESGAGMQVAEFFIKSFGIKNLPWAMLIAGFIIGIPVFFEVGILILLPLVISIHKTTKQNILLIALPAIAGLSVVHGLVPPHPGAIVAIGIYKANLGKVLLYSLIITFFAAIIAGPIFAKWIHKRVIPENEPELIRVNTKSTKLPGIGVSFLVILLPVLLMVLAAAAPYVPLSTTLMKIVTLIGSPIIALLIACFAAFYFLGFRQGIDKKAIKKVTEDSLLPIGSIVAIIGAGGGFKQILIDSGVGNAIAQMSEHLALSPIVLAFMVAGLIRIATGSATVALTTAAGIVSPIVENTTGVNLELLVIATGAGALMFSHVNDAGFWMVKEYLGLTVKETFKTWTVLETLLSFIAFGGVLLLDMFV, from the coding sequence ATGAATATGTATCTTTTAATTATTACATTATTATCGATTGTAATTGTTATTTTAGGGGTGTCGTGGTGGAGATGGCATGCGTTTATTAGTTTAACGATTGCAAGTTTGTTTTTAGCAATTATGTCTGGAATGCCTATGGATAAAATAGTGAGTGCTTATGAAACGGGAGTCGGAAGTGTTCTCGGGCATTTAGTAGGTATTTTAGTTTTAGGTACAATTTTAGGGGAAATGATGGCAGAGTCAGGTGCTGGAATGCAGGTGGCAGAGTTCTTTATTAAATCCTTTGGAATAAAAAACTTACCATGGGCGATGTTAATTGCAGGTTTTATTATTGGAATCCCGGTGTTTTTTGAAGTAGGCATTTTAATATTACTGCCGTTAGTAATTTCAATTCATAAAACAACGAAACAAAATATTCTATTGATTGCGTTACCAGCAATTGCTGGGCTATCTGTCGTACACGGCCTTGTTCCACCGCATCCAGGGGCAATTGTTGCAATTGGTATTTATAAAGCGAACCTTGGGAAGGTACTATTGTATTCACTCATTATTACATTTTTTGCAGCGATTATTGCTGGTCCTATATTCGCTAAATGGATTCACAAACGTGTAATTCCTGAAAATGAGCCAGAATTGATTCGTGTAAATACAAAATCAACGAAATTACCAGGAATAGGAGTTTCATTTTTAGTTATTTTGTTACCTGTTCTGTTAATGGTTTTAGCTGCAGCAGCTCCTTATGTGCCTCTTTCTACTACTTTGATGAAGATTGTCACATTAATCGGTAGTCCTATCATTGCGCTATTGATTGCATGTTTTGCAGCGTTTTATTTTCTTGGATTTCGTCAAGGTATCGATAAAAAGGCTATTAAGAAGGTAACAGAAGATAGCTTATTACCAATCGGTTCAATTGTTGCGATTATTGGTGCTGGTGGCGGATTTAAGCAAATTCTTATCGATAGTGGTGTAGGTAATGCTATTGCTCAAATGTCTGAGCATTTAGCGCTATCTCCAATAGTATTAGCATTTATGGTAGCTGGATTAATCAGAATTGCGACAGGATCAGCGACAGTCGCCTTAACAACAGCAGCTGGTATCGTTTCGCCAATCGTTGAAAATACGACAGGTGTGAATTTAGAATTACTCGTCATTGCAACAGGTGCAGGAGCACTTATGTTTTCACACGTAAACGATGCTGGTTTTTGGATGGTAAAAGAATACCTAGGGTTAACAGTGAAAGAAACATTTAAAACATGGACAGTATTAGAAACATTACTTTCATTTATCGCTTTTGGAGGAGTTTTATTACTCGATATGTTTGTTTAA
- the fsa gene encoding fructose-6-phosphate aldolase, with translation MKFFIDTANLEDIKKAYKLGVLAGVTTNPSLVAKEGVKFEDRIAEICQAVPKVESVSAEVTPDAVTAEEMIAQAEELIKINGGDKNVTIKLPMTLAGLEACRYLTEKGVKTNVTLIFTVNQALLAARAGATYVSPFLGRLDDISEDGVLLVAKIAELFDIHQLDTQIIAASVRHPDHVTRVALAGAHIATIPYKVIEQLAMHPLTDQGIEKFAADWAKAPKL, from the coding sequence ATGAAGTTTTTTATTGATACTGCAAATCTTGAGGACATAAAAAAAGCATATAAACTTGGGGTTTTAGCTGGTGTTACAACGAACCCGTCTTTAGTAGCAAAAGAGGGCGTTAAGTTTGAAGACCGTATCGCAGAAATTTGTCAGGCAGTGCCTAAAGTCGAATCTGTTTCGGCAGAAGTAACGCCAGATGCTGTTACAGCTGAAGAAATGATTGCTCAAGCAGAAGAATTAATTAAAATTAACGGTGGCGATAAAAACGTCACGATAAAACTTCCGATGACGTTAGCAGGATTAGAAGCTTGTCGCTATCTTACTGAAAAAGGTGTGAAAACGAACGTTACACTTATCTTCACGGTGAACCAAGCTCTTTTAGCGGCTCGAGCAGGTGCAACGTATGTTTCTCCATTTTTAGGACGTTTAGATGATATTTCTGAAGATGGTGTACTATTAGTTGCAAAAATTGCAGAACTATTCGATATTCATCAATTAGATACACAAATTATTGCAGCTTCTGTCAGACACCCAGATCATGTAACTCGTGTAGCGTTGGCAGGTGCTCACATTGCAACAATTCCTTATAAAGTGATTGAGCAACTTGCTATGCATCCATTAACAGATCAAGGTATTGAAAAGTTTGCTGCAGATTGGGCGAAAGCACCTAAATTATAA
- the gnd gene encoding phosphogluconate dehydrogenase (NAD(+)-dependent, decarboxylating) — MQVGLIGLGKMGLNLGKNLMDHKHEVAAFDLNASAVEEMKEYGATGTSSLSELVQSLQSPRILWVMVPHAVVDSVIDEVTPLLSKGDILIEAGNSHYKESIRRYEQLKKDGIHFMDAGTSGGMEGARNGACYMIGGDQEAWDIVEPIFRDTAVENGFLYAGKAGSGHFLKMVHNGIEYGMMAAIGEGFEILEKSEFDYDYEKVSRVWNNGSVIRSWLMELTENAFSKDAKLDEIKGVMHSSGEGKWTVETALDLQTATPVIAMSLLMRYRSLDNDTFTGKVVAALRNEFGGHAVEKK; from the coding sequence ATGCAAGTAGGATTAATTGGTTTAGGTAAAATGGGATTAAATTTAGGGAAAAATTTAATGGATCATAAACATGAAGTAGCAGCATTTGATTTAAATGCAAGTGCAGTGGAAGAAATGAAAGAGTACGGGGCTACAGGTACATCTAGTTTAAGTGAACTTGTTCAGTCATTACAATCACCAAGAATTCTTTGGGTAATGGTACCACACGCTGTTGTTGATTCTGTTATTGATGAGGTTACACCACTTTTATCAAAAGGAGATATTTTAATTGAAGCGGGTAATTCACATTATAAAGAGTCTATCCGCCGATATGAACAATTAAAGAAAGATGGCATTCACTTTATGGATGCAGGAACTTCTGGCGGAATGGAAGGCGCTCGTAATGGTGCTTGTTACATGATCGGAGGAGATCAAGAAGCTTGGGACATCGTTGAACCTATCTTCCGTGATACTGCTGTAGAAAATGGATTCTTATATGCTGGAAAAGCTGGTAGTGGTCACTTCTTAAAAATGGTTCACAACGGAATTGAATACGGTATGATGGCTGCTATTGGTGAAGGATTTGAGATTCTAGAGAAAAGTGAATTTGATTACGATTATGAAAAAGTATCAAGAGTATGGAACAACGGCTCAGTCATTCGCTCTTGGTTAATGGAATTAACAGAAAATGCATTTTCTAAAGATGCAAAACTGGATGAAATTAAGGGTGTTATGCATTCTTCTGGTGAAGGGAAATGGACAGTAGAAACAGCATTAGACCTTCAAACAGCAACTCCTGTTATCGCAATGTCTCTATTAATGCGCTACCGCTCATTAGACAATGATACATTTACGGGAAAAGTAGTAGCAGCTCTGCGCAATGAATTTGGCGGACATGCTGTAGAAAAGAAATAA